From a single Mycosarcoma maydis chromosome 2, whole genome shotgun sequence genomic region:
- a CDS encoding putative casein kinase 2 catalytic subunit CKA2, with product MSGGRSCARVYPGANEKFGRPWWDYDNLAVQWGTQDNYEILRKVGRGKYSEVFEGVNIASASGVPEKCIIKVLKPVKKKKIKREIKILQNLAGGPNVVGLLDVVRDPQSKTPSIITEYINNTDFKVLYPKFTDFDVRFYIFELLKALDFCHSRGIMHRDVKPHNVMIDHEKRKLRLIDWGLAEFYHPYTEYNVRVASRYFKGPELLVDFQEYDYSLDMWSLGCMFASMIFRKEPFFHGHDNYDQLVKICKVLGTDELYAYLEKYDIDLDPQYDDILGRYQRKPWSRFITSENQRYISNDAIDFLDKLLRYDHQERLTAKEAQDHPYFEPVKAAAARGEVVAS from the coding sequence ATGTCAGGTGGTCGCAGCTGCGCGAGGGTATACCCTGGTGCCAACGAAAAGTTTGGTCGACCCTGGTGGGACTACGACAATCTTGCAGTGCAATGGGGAACACAGGACAACTACGAGATCCTCCGAAAAGTAGGACGAGGCAAGTACTCGGAGGTGTTTGAAGGCGTGAACATTGCATCTGCGTCAGGCGTGCCGGAAAAGTGCATCATCAAGGTGCTCAAGCcggtcaagaagaagaagatcaAACGAGAGATCAAGATCCTCCAAAATCTGGCGGGCGGTCCCAACGTTGTCGGCCTCTTGGATGTGGTGCGTGACCCGCAATCCAAGACACCGTCGATCATCACCGAATACATCAACAACACTGACTTCAAGGTACTCTACCCCAAGTTCACCGACTTTGACGTGCGCTTCTATAtctttgagctgctcaaggcgctcgactttTGCCACTCGCGTGGTATCATGCACCGCGACGTCAAGCCACACAATGTGATGATCGACcacgagaagcgcaagtTGCGACTGATCGACTGGGGTCTTGCCGAGTTCTACCATCCATACACCGAGTACAACGTTCGTGTAGCGTCGCGTTACTTCAAGGGACCTGAACTGCTGGTCGACTTCCAAGAGTACGACTATTCGCTCGATATGTGGAGTTTGGGATGCATGTTTGCCAGCATGATCTTCCGCAAGGAGCCTTTCTTCCACGGTCATGACAACTACGACCAGCTGGTCAAGATCTGCAAGGTGCTTGGAACGGATGAGCTGTATGCCTACCTGGAAAAGTACGACATCGATCTGGACCCACAGTACGACGATATCCTGGGACGATACCAGCGCAAGCCGTGGAGCCGTTTCATCACGTCCGAGAACCAGCGATACATTTCGAACGATGCCATCGACTTTTTggacaagctgctgcgctaCGATCACCAGGAGCGCCTCACGGCAAAAGAGGCGCAAGACCACCCGTACTTTGAGCCCGTCAAGGCGGCCGCTGCTCGTGGCGAGGTGGTTGCTAGTTGA
- a CDS encoding uncharacterized protein (related to PUB1 - major polyadenylated RNA-binding protein of nucleus and cytoplasm), which produces MATPIRALVHVANLPATTTERALREMFGSLGQMQSARVVASRSAGGLAYGFVEYVDVASAERAIRTMNGWVWFGTPIKVCWAKHSMHPDAVNEWVEVDRPVGMRSGVHSHLFVGDLSPDVDDALLQSFFSRFTSLADVRVMYDAATGKSRGFGFINFRSKQDADDCIATCQGQWLRGRQIRVNWANQKNQPSQAPATLTPTATATATATCSAYSDTPLSLSHAGSGVSTKTSATPSELSSTSSLINDASLQVALPRRHTTLGSQPQLSTITRNPANILRYNYDRVVSEAPSSQTSVYVGNISPLTSQQDLVRIFSPFAHGHHLEARIPPGRGYGFVTLNTHEQAASAICTLSIQGVFMHSRWLRFGWQKNRPSPLPIQHRSESAPEHMLYTLHNQPRQHTPNQSSQSLPSQQNILSRTQPQPHQQKPPPPSSSSSSNEFQPF; this is translated from the coding sequence ATGGCTACACCGATCCGAGCGCTGGTGCACGTTGCGAACCTGCCGGCGACGACAACGGAACGCGCGCTGCGTGAGATGTTTGGGTCGCTGGGGCAGATGCAGTCAGCCAGGGTGGTAGCGAGTCGGTCGGCTGGGGGGCTTGCGTACGGGTTCGTAGAGTACGTCGATGTTGCATCTGCGGAGCGCGCAATTCGCACCATGAATGGCTGGGTTTGGTTTGGTACACCCATCAAGGTGTGCTGGGCTAAGCACAGTATGCATCCGGACGCGGTGAACGAGTGGGTGGAAGTAGACAGACCTGTTGGTATGCGTAGTGGTGTGCATTCGCACCTGTTCGTCGGCGACCTCTCGCccgacgtcgacgatgcgTTGCTGCAGTCGTTTTTCTCGAGATTCACCTCGTTGGCCGATGTACGCGTGATGTACGATGCAGCGACGGGCAAGTCACGTGGATTCGGATTCATCAACTTTCGTAGCAAACAGGATGCAGACGATTGCATCGCCACATGCCAGGGACAGTGGCTGCGCGGTCGACAGATCCGCGTCAATTGGGCCAACCAGAAGAACCAGCCGAGTCAAGCACCGGCGACGCTAACGCCAACCGCGACCGCGACCGCGACCGCGACGTGCTCAGCGTATTCTGACACGCCTCTCTCGTTATCACACGCGGGCAGCGGCGTGTCGACGAAAACATCGGCCACGCCCAGTGAACTTTCGTCGACTTCATCGCTCATTAATGACGCATCGCTACAAGTTGCACTTCCACGGCGTCATACGACGCTTGGCTCTCAACCACAGCTGTCGACCATCACGAGGAATCCAGCCAACATACTGCGCTACAACTACGACCGCGTTGTATCTGAAGCGCCCAGCTCACAGACCAGTGTGTATGTTGGCAATATCTCCCCGCTCACATCGCAGCAAGACCTCGTACGCATCTTTTCGCCATTTGCCCACGGCCACCACCTTGAAGCGCGCATCCCGCCCGGGCGAGGCTACGGCTTCGtcacgctcaacacgcACGAACAAGCCGCCAGCGCCATCTGCACATTGAGCATCCAAGGCGTCTTCATGCACAGTCGCTGGTTGCGCTTCGGCTGGCAGAAAAACCGTCCCTCCCCACTACCCATTCAACATCGCTCCGAAAGCGCCCCCGAACACATGCTCTACACCCTACACAACCAGCCCCGACAACACACCCCCAATCAATCATCACAATCCCTCCCATCCCAACAAAATATCCTCTCAAGGACCCAGCCTCAGCCACATCAGCAAAAACCTCCCCCAccttcctcgtcgtcctcttccaACGAGTTTCAACCTTTCTAG
- a CDS encoding putative SWI/SNF catalytic subunit encodes MSAIANAATNGSSANGQPSALSAQAQQMLTGMTKERLHGMIARMQQLKASGVNESTSSEYATLVNTLKMFQQYQAMRQQQAVAMQARATQQQTTPSTPTKPASSASSPSQPAIASTPALDASSANGVVLKTEEEISRSLSPANLTPDQLNALKTQIIAFKLISRNQPLPSHLQEAILAADRESEVQDTKDGILTTASHIAAAAVASSKVGAAKDAPKVSSSTENATASTAPSDKIVEIPRPPSPKDDPTSSVYPYNAYVHPFSYISKPLLEDDDYTATKQQRLLIPSLMPAGLEPRLLLEERDRFVQARIRQRIRELESFPADMSQSPTMASLKGKENAHDLTSQLHGSHLQGDNAKLKALIELKSLHLLEKQKQLREQVVQSLNLATTLGLDRVAFRRVKKQTLRDARMTEQLERKQRVEREKRARQKHIDYLSTICNHGRDLVAAHTRMNDQARRFGRAMLKFHADSEREEQKRVERIAKERLNALKADDEEAYLKLIDTAKDTRITHLLRQTDGYLDSLAQAVQAQQNDDVHADAIAAERAVEESANQEVGVAVDETMFGATRQDDPSEDRGKVDYYSVAHRITERITQQPSILSGGTLKEYQMKGLQWMISLYNNRLNGILADEMGLGKTIQTISLITYLMEFKKQNGPFLVIVPLSTLTNWVNEFNKWAPSVSTLIYKGTPNVRKQLTGRLRSMNFQVLLTTYEYIIKDKHLLGKIKWVHMIIDEGHRMKNTQSKLTITLTQFYTSRYRLLLTGTPLQNNLPELWALLNFVLPRIFNSVKSFDEWFNTPFTNTGSEGGMMLNEEEALLIIKRLHKVLRPFLLRRLKKDVASELPDKVEKVIKCKMSALQLKLYQQMKKHKMILSGEDNSTAGKKAKPQGIRGLQNAIMQLRKICNHPYVFEQVELAINPTKENGPDLYRVAGKFELLDRLLPKLFATKHRVLIFFQMTAIMDIMEDFLRYRGFKYLRLDGSTKPDDRSQLLKLFNAPGSDYFVFILSTRAGGLGLNLQSADTVIIYDSDWNPHQDLQAQDRAHRIGQKMEVRILRLVTEKSVEETILARAQDKLEIEGKVIQAGKFDNQATADERELLLRAMLEADNDDEDDDDGDFNDDELNQLLARGEHEVPIFQQIDNERQASDTEFWKSLGYKGKLPERLMQESELPAVYQQDFDADKLEDEVEEEQPATRKRNVVHYDDGLTEDQFLRALEDDDVDLNDIVERKRERIEKRRAKAMMQSMDSTEGTPEVEGGRRKKGVGRGRGLGGASETPEPSPGPSARKRKRFGGVSMDGSPDYEESPSAARIAQPKRRKTGGEDDVRDRIKYALNQCYRAVETCLEPETGRKRCLLFLDVPKKTDYPDYHVIIEKPIAMRQIKRRIDNRTFRRVDTCRDEFHLMVRNAKTYNQEGSWVYNDAVELQKAFDTTYDMLCRFSGLPGSENEGEAAAGDTSVNDTQNEAEDDNDDGGEDDDEDGKPVAAAPRGIKIRLGKRSKVVKNGKRDESDDDE; translated from the coding sequence ATGTCagccatcgccaacgcaGCCACCAATGGCTCATCAGCCAACGGCCAGCCGTCCGCGCTTAGTGCTCAGGCACAGCAGATGTTGACCGGTATGACCAAAGAGAGGCTGCACGGCATGATCGCTCgcatgcagcagctcaaggctAGTGGCGTCAATGAATCCACAAGCTCCGAGTACGCTACGCTCGTCAACACGCTCAAAATGTTTCAGCAATACCAGGCTATGCGTCAACAACAGGCCGTCGCCATGCAAGCACGAGCGACACAACAACAGACTACACCCTCGACACCCACTAAACCAGCTTCGTCCGcgtcatcaccatcgcAGCCTGCCATTGCTTCGACACCCGCTCTTGACGCGTCCAGCGCCAACGGCGTCGTCCTCAAGACCGAGGAAGAAATCTCGCGCTCCTTGAGCCCCGCCAACCTCACACCCGATCAGCTAAATGCGCTCAAAACCCAGATCATCGCCTTCAAGCTTATCTCGCGCAACCAGCCTCTGCCATCACATTTGCAAGAGGCCATTTTGGCCGCAGATCGCGAGTCGGAAGTTCAGGACACCAAGGATGGAATCCTCACAACCGCATCACAcatcgcagctgctgccgttgcgTCCTCCAAAGTGGGAGCTGCCAAGGACGCTCCTAAAGTGAGCTCCTCAACCGAAAATGCGACTGCTTCGACCGCTCCCTccgacaagatcgtcgagatTCCAAGACCGCCAAGTCCAAAGGATGACCCGACTAGCTCAGTCTATCCGTACAACGCTTATGTGCACCCCTTCTCGTACATCTCCAAGCCTTTgctcgaggacgacgactACACTGCaacaaagcagcagcgactcTTGATACCCAGCCTCATGCCTGCAGGTCTCGAACCCAGACTCTTGTTGGAAGAGCGTGACCGCTTCGTCCAGGCGCGCATCCGCCAGCGAATCCGCGAACTCGAGTCCTTCCCCGCCGACATGTCGCAGAGTCCCACCATGGCCAGCCTCAAGGGCAAGGAAAACGCGCACGACCTCACCTCGCAACTTCACGGCAGCCACCTTCAAGGCGACaatgccaagctcaaggcgctcatcgagctcaagtctctccatctcctcgaaaagcagaagcagcttcGAGAGCAGGTCGTCCAGAGTCTCAACCTTGCCACCACGCTCGGTCTTGACCGCGTCGCCTTCCGACGCGTCAAAAAGCAGACCTTGCGCGACGCACGCATGACCGAACAACTCGAACGCAAGCAacgtgtcgagcgagagaagcGCGCCAGACAGAAGCACATTGACTACCTCAGCACCATTTGCAACCACGGCCGCGACCTCGTCGCAGCGCATACAAGAATGAACGACCAGGCGCGCCGCTTCGGTCGCGCCATGCTCAAATTCCACGCCGACTCAGAACGTGAAGAGCAgaagcgagtcgagagGATCGCCAAAGAGCGTCTCAATGCCCTTAaggccgacgacgaggaagccTACCTCAAACTCATCGACACCGCCAAGGACACACGTATCACGCATCTCTTGCGCCAGACTGACGGCTACCTCGACAGCTTAGCCCAGGCCGTTCAAGCGCAACAGAACGACGACGTTCACGCCGACGCCATCGCAGCCGAGCGCGCCGTCGAAGAAAGCGCCAACCAGGAGGTGGGCGTCGCCGTCGACGAGACCATGTTCGGTGCTACTCGTCAAGACGACCCGAGCGAGGATCGCGGAAAGGTAGACTACTACTCGGTCGCTCACCGCATTACGGAGCGTATCACCCAACAGCCTTCCATCCTCTCTGGAGGTACCCTGAAGGAATACCAGATGAAGGGTTTACAGTGGATGATCTCGCTCTACAACAACAGGCTTAATGGCATCTTGGCTGATGAGATGGGTCTCGGTAAGACGATCCAGAccatctcgctcatcaCCTACCTCATGGAGTTCAAGAAGCAGAACGGACCtttcctcgtcatcgtgcCCTTGTCGACGCTCACCAACTGGGTCAACGAGTTCAACAAGTGGGCTCcctcggtctcgacgcTCATCTACAAGGGTACGCCCAACGTGCGAAAGCAGCTCACCGGCCGTCTTCGCTCGATGAACTTCCAGGTGCTGTTGACGACCTACGAGTACATCATCAAGGACAAGCATCTGCTCGGCAAGATCAAATGGGTCCACATGATCATTGACGAAGGTCATCGTATGAAGAACACACAGTCCAAGCTCACCATCACTCTCACCCAGTTCTACACGAGCCGGTATCGACTTCTCTTGACCGGAACGCCGCTGCAGAACAACTTGCCAGAGCTGTGGGCGTTGCTCAACTTTGTACTCCCCAGGATTTTCAACTCGGTCAAGAGTTTCGACGAATGGTTCAACACGCCTTTCACCAATACTGGTAGCGAAGGAGGTATGATGCTcaacgaagaagaggctCTGCTCATCATCAAGCGTCTCCACAAGGTATTGCGACCTTTCCTGCTGCGTCGTCTCAAGAAAGATGTGGCGTCCGAGCTTCCTGACAAGGTGGAAAAGGTGATCAAGTGTAAGATGAGTGCGCTTCAGCTCAAGCTCTACCAGCAGATGAAGAAGCACAAGATGATCTTGTCAGGCGAGGACAACAGCACCGCCGGTAAGAAGGCCAAGCCGCAGGGTATTCGAGGTCTACAAAACGCTATCATGCAGCTGCGAAAGATCTGCAACCACCCTTATGTCTTTGAAcaagtcgagctggccATCAACCCGACCAAGGAGAACGGTCCAGATTTGTATCGAGTTGCCGGCAAGTTTGAGCTGCTAGATAGACTGCTGCCCAAGCTGTTCGCTACCAAGCATCGTGTGCtcatcttcttccagaTGACTGCCATTATGGACATCATGGAAGACTTTTTGAGATACCGAGGCTTCAAGTACCTTCGTCTCGATGGTTCCACCAAGCCCGACGATCGTTCGCAGCTGCTTAAGCTCTTCAATGCGCCAGGATCGGACTACTTTGTCTTTATCCTCTCCACACGAGCCGGAGGTCTCGGTCTGAATCTGCAGTCGGCCGATACCGTCATCATCTACGATTCGGATTGGAACCCTCACCAGGATCTGCAGGCGCAGGATCGTGCGCATCGTATCGGTCAAAAGATGGAGGTGCGTATCTTGCGTCTGGTGACCGAAAAGTCGGTCGAGGAGACCATCCTTGCGCGAGCGCAGGACAAGCTTGAAATCGAGGGCAAAGTTATCCAGGCGGGTAAGTTCGATAACCAGGCCAccgccgacgagcgagaaCTGCTGCTTCGGGCTATGCTGGAGGCGgacaatgacgacgaagacgatgacgacggcgaCTTtaacgatgacgagcttAACCAGCTGTTGGCGCGTGGCGAACACGAGGTTCCCATCTTCCAGCAGATCGACAACGAGCGACAGGCGTCGGATACCGAATTTTGGAAGTCGCTGGGCTACAAGGGCAAACTGCCCGAGCGACTCATGCAGGAGAGCGAGCTGCCTGCCGTCTATCAACAGGACTTTGACGCTGATaagctcgaagacgaggtcgaggaggagcagccGGCTACACGAAAGAGGAACGTTGTACACTACGACGACGGCTTGACCGAGGATCAGTTCCTGCGCGCTctcgaagatgacgatgtgGATCTCAACGATATCGTCGAGCGCAAGCGTGAACGTATCGAGAAGCGGCGAGCCAAGGCCATGATGCAGTCGATGGATTCAACCGAAGGCACTCCCGAGGTCGAGGGCGGCAGGCGCAAGAAGGGTGTTGGCCGGGGGCGCGGGCTCGGTGGCGCCAGTGAGACACCCGAGCCATCGCCTGGACCCTCGGCTCGAAAGCGAAAACGTTTCGGAGGCGTTTCCATGGACGGATCGCCGGACTACGAAGAGAGCCCTTCCGCGGCGCGCATCGCGCAGCCCAAGCGTCGCAAGACGGGCGGCGAAGACGACGTTCGTGACCGCATCAAGTACGCGCTTAACCAGTGTTACCGCGCGGTCGAGACGTGCTTGGAGCCCGAGACGGGTCGCAAGCGATGCCTGCTCTTCCTGGACGTGCCGAAGAAGACGGACTACCCGGACTACCACGTCATCATCGAAAAGCCCATTGCGATGCGTCAGATCAAGCGCCGGATCGACAACCGCACGTTCCGGCGTGTCGATACGTGTCGCGACGAATTTCACCTGATGGTTCGCAACGCAAAGACGTACAACCAGGAAGGATCGTGGGTCTACAATGACGCCGTAGAGCTACAAAAGGCATTTGACACGACCTACGACATGTTATGTCGATTTAGCGGTTTGCCAGGCTCTGAAAACGAGGGTGAGGCTGCGGCTGGCGATACGTCTGTCAACGATACTCAGAATGAAGCCGAGGACGATAATGACGATGGTGGagaggatgatgacgaagatGGCAAGCCGGTCGCTGCAGCTCCGAGGGGCATCAAGATCAGGTTGGGCAAGAGGAGTAAGGTTGTGAAAAATGGCAAGCGCGATGAATCTGATGATGACGAATGA
- a CDS encoding uncharacterized protein (related to Rpc19 - DNA-directed RNA polymerases I and III, 18KD subunit) encodes MSNPNLAEVMGDGPASIADKLTLLPGYEPDFSAVTFCLKEEDHTLGNSLRYIIMKDPRVEFCGYSNPHPSENKIHLRIQMYDNASALDALRDAIENLDQLFAAIGEAYDRSLSAGNYETYVEPKLDHERLAQMAEQGKKRRAEEKAREAEARKQAAQAAAGRPM; translated from the exons ATGTCTAATCCGAACCTTGCAGAGGTCATGGGCGATGGCCCTGCCTCAATAGCTGACAAGCTCACGCTGCTCCCAGGCTACGAGCCCGACTTCTCTGCCGTCACGTTCTGCCTCAAGGAAGAGGACCACACATTGGGCAATTCGCTTCGATACATCATCATGAAAGA CCCTCGCGTCGAGTTCTGCGGTTACAGCAACCCGCACCCTTCCGAGAACAAGATCCACCTTCGCATTCAGATGTATG ATAACGCCTCAGCTCTCGACGCATTGCGAGATGCCATCGAAAACCTGGACCAGCTGTTCGCTGCGATTGGCGAAGCATACGATCGAAGCCTGAGCGCCGGTAACTATGAGACCTACGTCGAGCCTAAGCTAGATCACGAGCGTTTGGCACAGATGGCAGAACAAGGCAAGAAGCGACGTGCCGAAGAAAAGGCCCGAGAAGCAGAGGCTCGCAAACAGGCtgcccaagctgctgctggtcgaCCCATGTGA
- a CDS encoding uncharacterized protein (related to p33ING1b (ING1) protein), translating to MKQQSMAISATAGPSRVQPSTTRLKTGGKNAGIGGLPGGVVGPEAAGLDPSGPEHFFVTLAAYADALDALPLDLTRSFSDLRELDAVLGSHLNSLTARLNHLTALIEDPDIDQGQRLLALKEVAEEARAYKMGGEDKIRVALNTAETIISHTDYIDALDAQLDRFGEISTLLNPTKHLKLDQYYVPGQLKDRKLISSLETSTSSAGGAADANGVSGSKKKKVAAHVAAVSAAGGKSHKSADAASAMGSAAVPAGSSNSKKRKAISGAAIGGSSSGGSAKVAKTSGAGKGDEDVKSAANGSSSHKKKTDSSSHCTGASGSKASQSNSNTRLPRAAHAHIGYIEDDEDGPSGRKDATSRRAAGDNDESSSRNRNSRAIRASAAAQRSDDEDEDVDDGDVEEEEETHTRSNAKSRGRAGGRAGASNSRARGAAVATAASPHTGSTSASRADSPASNTGGGGDDADEARYCFCNNVSYGDMIGCDDDDCEREWFHLGCVGLTKPPQGTWYCEACLERRAANGRGSKAKKAKSAGGSKSKVRR from the coding sequence ATGAAGCAGCAGTCTATGGCTATCTCGGCTACGGCGGGCCCTTCACGCGTTCAGCCATCCACCACACGGCTCAAGACTGGTGGCAAGAATGCCGGAATCGGCGGCCTTCCAGGTGGCGTCGTCGGTCCAGAAGCTGCTGGTCTCGATCCATCCGGCCCAGAGCACTTTTTCGTCACGCTCGCCGCCTAcgccgatgcgctcgacgctctccCGCTCGATCTCACACGCAGTTTCTCCGACCTGCGCGAACTGGATGCTGTTCTTGGCTCACACCTCAACAGCCTCACCGCGCGTCTGAATCATCTCACTGCACTCATCGAGGATCCTGACATCGACCAGGGTCAGCGTCTGCTCGCGCTCAAAGAGGTGGCCGAGGAAGCGCGAGCCTACAAGATGGGCGGCGAGGACAAGATCCGTGTGGCGCTCAACACGGCAGAAACCATCATCAGCCACACGGACTACATCGATGCGTTGGATGCCCAGCTCGATCGCTTTGGCGAGATCTCGACACTCCTCAACCCCACCAAACatctcaagctcgatcagTACTATGTGCCAGGCCAGCTCAAGGATCGCAAGCTCATCTCTTCTCTCGAAACTTCTACCAGCTCTGCAGGAGGtgctgccgatgccaaCGGCGTCAGTGGctccaagaagaaaaaggtGGCTGCGCACGTCGCCGCGGTgagcgctgctggcggcaAGAGCCACAAATCAGCCGACGCGGCTTCGGCGATGGGATCCGCCGCAGTTCCCGCCGGATCCTCAAACAGCAAGAAGCGTAAGGCAATCTCTGGCGCTGCTATCGGCGGATCATCGTCAGGCGGCAGTGCAAAGGTGGCAAAGACTTCTGGCGCAGGCAAGGGAGACGAGGACGTCAAATCGGCCGCCAACGGATCCAGCTCGCACAAGAAGAAGACTGACAGCAGCTCGCACTGTACTGGCGCAAGCGGATCCAAAGCCAGTCAGTCGAACAGCAATACGCGTCTTCCACGGGCAGCGCATGCACACATTGGATACatcgaagacgacgaggacgggCCGAGCGGACGCAAGGATGCTACgtcaagacgagctgcaggcGATAACGACGAATCCTCCTCACGCAATCGCAACAGCCGTGCCATACGCgcctctgctgcagctcaacgcagcgacgacgaggacgaagatgTGGATGACGGCGAtgtggaagaagaggaggaaaCGCACACTCGTTCCAACGCCAAAAGTCGTGGTCGTGCTGGTGGGCGTGCAGGAGCGTCGAATTCGCGCGCTCGTGGTGCCGCAGTTGCCACGGCTGCTTCTCCTCATACCGGTTCGACATCTGCAAGCCGCGCTGATAGTCCGGCATCCAACACAGGAGGTGGaggcgacgatgcagacgaaGCTCGCTACTGCTTCTGCAACAATGTGTCGTACGGAGACATGATCGgttgcgacgacgacgattgCGAGAGGGAGTGGTTCCATCTCGGTTGTGTCGGTTTGACCAAGCCACCACAGGGCACTTGGTACTGCGAAGCGTGTCTGGAGCGCAGAGCGGCTAATGGCCGGGGCAGCAAGGCGAAGAAGGCAAAGAGTGCAGGTggaagcaagagcaaagtTCGTCGctga
- a CDS encoding putative translation elongation factor 1 subunit beta yields MSLPDFSSAANLAKLDGFLADKSYVDGHSASQADVAVYEAIGKAPEADKYSHVARWYEHIASYEAEHKDLTGDKAKAASLLSSTFAAPAAAAGGDDDDDVDLFGSDDEVDEEAERIKAERVAEYNKKKAAKGPGPAAKSLVTLDIKPWDDETDMKELEASVRAIEMDGLVWGSSKLVAIGYGVSKLQCSLVVEDAKVSLDELQERIADECEDYVQSTDVAAMAKI; encoded by the exons ATGTCTCTTCCCGACTTCTCTTCCGCTGCcaacctcgccaagctcgacggctTCCTTGCCGACAAGTCCTACGTTGACGG CCACTCAGCCTCGCAGGCCGACGTCGCCGTTTACGAGGCTATCGGTAAGGCCCCCGAGGCTGACAAGTACTCGCACGTTGCCCGCTGGTACGAACACATCGCCTCGTACGAGGCTGAGCACAAGGACTTGACTGGTGACAAGGCAAAGGCCGCATCGTTGCTCTCGTCCACCTTCGCCGCCCCCGCTGCGGCTGCCGGtggtgacgacgacgacgatgttgACCTTTTCGGttccgacgacgaggtcgacgaggaggctgAGCGTATCAAGGCCGAGCGTGTCGCCGAGTacaacaagaagaaggctgCCAAGGGTCCCGGCCCCGCTGCCAAGTCGCTCGTCACGCTCGACATCAAGCCCTGGGATGATGAGACCGACATgaaggagctcgaggcttCGGTCCGTGCTATCGAGATGGACGGTCTCGTTTGGGGTTCctccaagctcgtcgccatcggctACGGTGTTAGCAAGCTCCAGTGCTCGCTCGTTGTCGAGGACGCCAAGGTTTCGCTCGATGAGCTCCAGGAGCGCATCGCCGACGAGTGCGAGGACTACGTCCAGTCCACCGATGTCGCCGCCATGGCCAAGATCTAA